One Kitasatospora sp. NBC_01266 genomic window carries:
- a CDS encoding serine hydrolase: MLSIALAPWRGSPVLLRNADAVHESASTMKVAVLAAVYRSGIDLDLPVPVRNGFRSAVGGEYANSRGYDGDPRPWELLGTSVPLRWLAERMITHSSNLATNLCLAQVGLPAVAEVWRRAGATASVTPRGIEDTRAGAAGLLNQVTARDLVRLLESLDAAELAVLEGNAHRVDLAAGLPPGTRTAFKNGWFPGVRHCVALIHPQDAAPYTLAVCYTGPLASGRTVGDPAAGLLARISAGVWERRGELTR, translated from the coding sequence GTGCTCTCGATCGCCCTGGCGCCCTGGCGCGGCTCACCGGTGCTGCTGCGGAACGCGGACGCGGTGCACGAGTCCGCCAGCACCATGAAGGTGGCCGTGCTCGCGGCGGTGTACCGCAGCGGCATCGACCTCGACCTGCCGGTTCCGGTGCGCAACGGATTCCGTTCGGCGGTCGGCGGCGAGTACGCGAACTCGCGCGGCTATGACGGCGACCCGCGCCCCTGGGAGCTGCTCGGCACGAGCGTGCCGCTGCGCTGGCTGGCCGAGCGGATGATCACCCACTCCTCGAACCTGGCCACCAACCTCTGTCTGGCCCAGGTGGGGCTGCCGGCGGTGGCCGAGGTCTGGCGGCGGGCCGGCGCCACCGCCAGCGTCACACCGCGCGGGATCGAGGACACCCGGGCCGGCGCCGCCGGGCTGCTCAACCAGGTCACCGCGCGCGACCTGGTCCGGCTGCTGGAGTCGCTGGACGCGGCGGAACTGGCCGTACTGGAGGGCAACGCGCACCGGGTGGACCTCGCGGCCGGGCTGCCGCCGGGTACCCGGACCGCCTTCAAGAACGGCTGGTTCCCCGGCGTGCGGCACTGCGTGGCGCTGATCCACCCGCAGGACGCCGCGCCCTACACGCTCGCGGTCTGCTACACCGGGCCGCTCGCCTCGGGCCGGACCGTGGGCGACCCGGCGGCCGGGCTGCTGGCGCGGATCTCGGCCGGGGTGTGGGAGCGCCGCGGGGAGCTGACGCGATAA
- a CDS encoding TIGR03767 family metallophosphoesterase, protein MSAFSRRRFINGASATAAGAALSLAGGTFASAAARDGALAATAARAVTVDGTTLEQVATPLGSSGYRRLLSGPGWPLVVRGELATAQAGRDGRRTGLASFVQFTDLHLCDTESPMRFEYLARWNDAAHRPQETLTVRGASSLVERVNAVANGPYTGLPFSLVMATGDNTDNHEQVELDWYLTVMSGGRVTPNSGDLSRYEGVQNSGDAAYWNPESAFQDTYKADGFPQIPGFLTAAGSPFQAPGLKTPWYTTVGNHDDSIEGTLPDLGLLNSVYTGDRKIEGCDDADAAKLAGLLKSDPASAVLLLGKLLEDADAVREITPDARRHPFTTEQFAQAHLNPAYTGAGPVGHGFTSDAVSSGNLYYTCEIAPGVLGISLDTTNAAGFADGSIGTAQLNWLEQQLRANTDHWYDTNGNLVRGGSSSRLVVLFSHHTSTTMGNLLLDPRHFFERRHNGGELVALLQRYPNVVAWVNGHTHQNQITAHGHAVPERAFWEINTASHIDFPQHARIIEIADNGDGTLSLFTTLIESAAPYGTAFDDTSDAGLASLYRELSFNDPYASPGVKLGTPLDHNTELLLAKPGR, encoded by the coding sequence ATGTCCGCGTTCAGTCGGCGCCGCTTCATCAACGGCGCCTCCGCCACTGCGGCCGGCGCCGCGCTCTCGCTGGCCGGCGGCACCTTCGCGTCGGCCGCGGCCCGGGACGGCGCGCTGGCGGCGACCGCGGCGCGCGCGGTGACGGTCGACGGCACGACACTCGAGCAGGTGGCCACCCCGCTGGGCAGCAGCGGCTACCGGCGGCTGCTCTCCGGGCCGGGCTGGCCGCTGGTGGTCCGCGGCGAGCTGGCCACCGCCCAGGCCGGGCGGGACGGCCGGCGCACCGGGCTGGCCAGCTTCGTCCAGTTCACCGACCTGCACCTGTGCGACACCGAGTCACCGATGCGCTTCGAGTACCTGGCGCGCTGGAACGACGCCGCGCACCGCCCGCAGGAGACGCTGACCGTGCGCGGCGCCTCCTCGCTGGTCGAGCGGGTGAACGCGGTGGCCAACGGCCCGTACACCGGCCTGCCGTTCAGCCTGGTGATGGCCACCGGCGACAACACCGACAACCACGAGCAGGTCGAACTCGACTGGTACCTCACGGTGATGAGCGGCGGTCGGGTGACGCCGAACAGTGGTGACCTCAGCCGCTACGAGGGCGTGCAGAACTCCGGCGACGCCGCCTACTGGAACCCCGAGTCCGCCTTCCAGGACACCTACAAGGCGGACGGCTTCCCGCAGATCCCGGGCTTCCTGACCGCCGCCGGCAGCCCGTTCCAGGCGCCCGGCCTCAAGACGCCCTGGTACACCACCGTCGGCAACCACGACGACAGCATCGAGGGCACCCTGCCCGACCTCGGCCTGCTGAACTCGGTCTACACCGGCGACCGCAAGATCGAGGGCTGCGACGACGCGGACGCCGCCAAGCTGGCCGGCCTGCTGAAGAGCGACCCCGCCTCCGCCGTGCTGCTGCTCGGCAAGCTGCTCGAAGACGCCGACGCGGTCCGCGAGATCACCCCGGACGCCCGCCGACACCCGTTCACCACCGAGCAGTTCGCCCAGGCCCACCTCAACCCGGCCTACACCGGCGCCGGTCCGGTCGGCCACGGCTTCACCTCGGACGCGGTGAGCAGCGGCAACCTGTACTACACCTGCGAGATCGCCCCGGGCGTGCTCGGCATCAGCCTGGACACCACCAACGCGGCCGGCTTCGCCGACGGCTCGATCGGCACCGCCCAGTTGAACTGGCTGGAGCAGCAGCTGCGGGCCAACACCGACCACTGGTACGACACCAACGGCAACCTGGTGCGCGGCGGATCGAGCAGCCGGCTGGTGGTGCTCTTCAGCCACCACACCAGCACCACCATGGGCAACCTGCTGCTCGACCCGCGCCACTTCTTCGAGCGCCGGCACAACGGCGGCGAGCTGGTCGCGCTGCTCCAGCGCTACCCGAACGTGGTCGCCTGGGTGAACGGCCACACCCACCAGAACCAGATCACCGCACACGGCCACGCCGTGCCCGAGCGCGCCTTCTGGGAGATCAACACCGCCTCGCACATCGACTTCCCGCAGCACGCGCGGATCATCGAGATCGCCGACAACGGCGACGGCACCCTCTCGCTCTTCACCACCCTGATCGAGTCCGCCGCCCCGTACGGCACGGCCTTCGACGACACCTCGGACGCGGGCCTGGCCTCGCTCTACCGCGAGCTCTCCTTCAACGACCCGTACGCCAGCCCGGGTGTCAAGCTGGGCACCCCGCTGGACCACAACACCGAGCTGCTGCTGGCCAAGCCCGGCCGCTGA